From the Criblamydia sequanensis CRIB-18 genome, the window GAAAGTTTTGGTTTCATTAGATCCAAGAGGAAAAAAAATGGAATCTCCTGAGGGCGAGAAATTAAAGCTATGTTCAAGACATTTTGAAACTATAAATAAAGCTTCCGGTTTCGTTAAAATTTTTTCATTGATTTTGGAAAATTTTACAGTTTCGCATGTTAGTTTTTTAGTCCATTTATCGTTTAGGGTGTTTTTTTCACCTTGTCCCATTTCTTCAAGAAGCTTTCTTAAAAAATCATTCAAATCGGTTTCTTTTAGAAGAGAGGGAAACGATTCCATAGCAAACCGATTATTTCCAAGTTTATTGAAAGTCATCCCCAAAAGGGCAAGCTCCTCAGAAATTTCTTCTAAAAGCACACACTCTTCGTTTGTCAGATGAAAGATAGGGGGGATTAAAAAAAGTTGAGATTCAAGCGGTTTTTTATTTTCAAAAGCGAAATAGAAGAGCCTTTCTATCGCAGATTTCTGATCTACAATTGTGATTCCCTTGTCTTCTTTTTTTTCGCCGTTTTTGTAAACCCCTTCTAAAACAATAAATCCGGGGTAGAGGGTAAGGATGGAGAGTTTTTGATCTATTGGAAATTTGAACTCGAAGTTTTCATCCTCTTTTGGAAGATGGGCTTCATCCGAGGAGAGGCTGCTTATTTGAAAACAATCATAGGATTCTTGGTTGCTATTTCGATTTTCATGAACGTGGCTTAAAAAAGATGGCTTGAATTCATATTTAAGGTTTTCAATTTCAGCTTCGAAACGTTCCTGTTTATTAAAATAGTTTAGCTCTTCCTTTTCAAGTTTTGTGCCATGGAGCTTTGATACAAAAGCCCTTGTTAATTCTTCTTTTATTTTGTCTAAAAGACGGATGCGAACTTCTCTTTTTTGCGGGTGGACATTCACATCAAGGTAAGAGGCCGGAAGATTAAGATGAATTAAAAATGAGGGATGTTTTTGATGTTCAATCAAAGTGCCATAAGCATTCTTAATGCATTCTGACAATGAGACAGCATAAACAGGCCTTGAATTGATGATCAGGTATTGCGATCCTTTGGTCGATCTTGCATCCTCGGGTTTTCCAAGCAACCCAAAACAAGATAAGTCATCATTTCTATAGGAAAATAAAAGGCTGTTTTTTATAAATTCTTCTTTTAAAACCTGCTTGGCTCTTTCCTCAAGAAGAATTAAGGGATCTTTTTCTTGTCCATTTTTAGCTAGACGAGTGCGAAACTCTAATTTATGATTATTTTTTAATTCAAAATTAACAGAGGGATGCGCTAAGGAAAGCTTAGTCAGAATCCGGGAAATATCCAAAGCGTCATAACTTGTAGATCGCTGAAATTTTTTTCTTACTGGGACATTGAAAAAAAGATCCCTTACTTCAATCGTTGTCCCTCTATCCCTATGGGAAGGTGCGCTATGAATTAAATGGCCGCCTTCAACTCTTATGAAGCAAGCCGGTTCGCCGTCCGTTTTGGTCAAAAGTGAAAACTTTGAAATAGAAGCAATCGATGGAAGAGCTTCCCCTCTAAAACCCATAGTTAAAGTCAAAAATAAATCATCGATGGTTCTTATTTTTGAGGTGGCATGTCTTTTAAGGGAAAGATGGGCATCCTCTGAATTCATGCCGAACCCATTGTCGCTAACTCTGATAAGATCTCTTCCGCCCCCTTCGATCTCGACAATAATTTCGCTTGCACCCGCATCAATTGAGTTTTCAACGAGTTCTTTTACAACAGAAGCCGGATTTTCAATAACTTCGCCTGCTGCAATTTGATTGATAGTCGTGTCATCTAGGATTTTAACGCGCGTCATAAAAAATAATTTTTTTTTACTATTAGAATAAGGTTAAGTTATAAGATGTGCCAAAAAAAAGGAAAAGAATAACATACTTGTTATTTTTCAATCGATTTTGAATTCATCTCATTCTTTTGAAAATTGAGAAGCTTTTATGAGATCATTTCGATATTATGGATGTTTAATAAACTGTTTTTTATAGAAGGCCTTAATTCATGACATCCACCTACGACCTTGCACTTCAAATTATTGAGAAGCTGCATGCGGCAGGCTTCATAGCCTATTTTGCCGGCGGCTGGGTTCGTGATCACGTCATGGGTAAAGAATCGGATGATATTGATATTGCAACAGATGCCCCTCCAAAAAAGATTCTAGACCTTTTTCCAAGAACACTTGTGATAGGACTCTCTTTTGGGGTGGTTATAGTTATCATAGAAGGCCATCCCTTTGAAGTCGCGACCTTTAGAACAGATGTCGGTTCAGATGGAAGAAAGCCTGATAGCATTGTTTTTAGTAGCCCCAAAGAAGATGCCATCAGACGGGATTTCACTATCAACGGTATGTTTTATGACCCATCGGAACATAAGATCTATGACTATGTCGGCGGCATGGAGGATATAAAAAAAAGCATTATAAAGACAATCGGCGACCCTTATGATCGCTTTTTTGAAGATAGGCTCCGCATGGTGCGAGCCTTTAGATTCGCTGCAAGATTTGGTTTTACTATAGACTCCAAAACGCAAGAGGCAATACTTGCCAATGCCGAGAGGCTCTTTCCTTCAGTTGCGATGGAGCGGATCTTTCAAGAATTTTCAAAAATGGCTAAATCGGCAAGGTTTGATTGGGCTTTAATAGAAATGCATCGATTGATGCTTTTACCGGTTATTTTTCCCTCGCTTGGCCAAGTTCACTTACAGGAAATAAAAAAACGCGTAAAGCCTTTTCCACTTATGCCAAAAAATATGCCGGTTATTCTCTATTTGGCTCATCTTTTTCCGGATTATTCGTTAAAAGAATTTGAGGACCTTGTTTTTTATTTAAAATGCGGCAAAGATTCACTACTTGCACTTCAAAGTTATTTGAAAGCCAAAGAACTTTTACAAAAAATAAAAAATAAAGAAACGATTGATTTATTTTCTTGGGTAGAGTTTCTCTCTAAAGAAAAGGCTGAAATGGCTTTTATCTCTTTTTTATTAACTTTTGAAGAAGAAAGCGAAAGAGAAAAAGCCCTTGAAAAGTACACAGAAGCTAAAGAAAGATTAAAAGCTCCTATTTTGAGAGCTTCTAAAAATCAAACCCTGCTAACAGGAGAAAGGCTTAAAAGCGAAGGGATTCGTCCGGGTCGTTTAATGGGGGATTTGATTAAAGAAGCTGAAAAAATTGCGATTACTGAAGAAACCGAAGATTTAGAAAAAGTCATGATTCAACTAAAGAAAACCCCCATATGGCAAGAAGCAAGAAACCTTTAGAAATTACAAGCTTAAACCACGAACAAGTCAAGCGCTACGCCAAGCTAATCCGCGATAATGCTTATAGAAAAAAAGAGAAAGCGGTTGTGGTTGAAGGAAAAAAGCTTGTTCTTGAGCTTTTGGAAAAAGGGAAAATCAAATCCTTAATGATCGCAAATGAGGAGGATCTTCCTAAAAACTTTGAGGGTCATTGCTACCTTATCACTCAGGCCATCCTTAAAAAAATAAGCCAGACCATTACCCCGGAAGGGATCCTGGCTGAAGTTCAATTAGATGAAGTTATGCCATCCGCTAACTGCCAAAGGCTTCTTATCTTAGACCGCGTAAGCGACCCCGGCAATATGGGAGCTCTTATAAGAACCGCTGCCGGTTTAAATTGGGATGCGGTCTTTTTGTTAACAGG encodes:
- the mutL gene encoding DNA mismatch repair endonuclease MutL translates to MTRVKILDDTTINQIAAGEVIENPASVVKELVENSIDAGASEIIVEIEGGGRDLIRVSDNGFGMNSEDAHLSLKRHATSKIRTIDDLFLTLTMGFRGEALPSIASISKFSLLTKTDGEPACFIRVEGGHLIHSAPSHRDRGTTIEVRDLFFNVPVRKKFQRSTSYDALDISRILTKLSLAHPSVNFELKNNHKLEFRTRLAKNGQEKDPLILLEERAKQVLKEEFIKNSLLFSYRNDDLSCFGLLGKPEDARSTKGSQYLIINSRPVYAVSLSECIKNAYGTLIEHQKHPSFLIHLNLPASYLDVNVHPQKREVRIRLLDKIKEELTRAFVSKLHGTKLEKEELNYFNKQERFEAEIENLKYEFKPSFLSHVHENRNSNQESYDCFQISSLSSDEAHLPKEDENFEFKFPIDQKLSILTLYPGFIVLEGVYKNGEKKEDKGITIVDQKSAIERLFYFAFENKKPLESQLFLIPPIFHLTNEECVLLEEISEELALLGMTFNKLGNNRFAMESFPSLLKETDLNDFLRKLLEEMGQGEKNTLNDKWTKKLTCETVKFSKINEKILTKPEALFIVSKCLEHSFNFSPSGDSIFFPLGSNETKTFFNLKK
- a CDS encoding CCA tRNA nucleotidyltransferase, which produces MTSTYDLALQIIEKLHAAGFIAYFAGGWVRDHVMGKESDDIDIATDAPPKKILDLFPRTLVIGLSFGVVIVIIEGHPFEVATFRTDVGSDGRKPDSIVFSSPKEDAIRRDFTINGMFYDPSEHKIYDYVGGMEDIKKSIIKTIGDPYDRFFEDRLRMVRAFRFAARFGFTIDSKTQEAILANAERLFPSVAMERIFQEFSKMAKSARFDWALIEMHRLMLLPVIFPSLGQVHLQEIKKRVKPFPLMPKNMPVILYLAHLFPDYSLKEFEDLVFYLKCGKDSLLALQSYLKAKELLQKIKNKETIDLFSWVEFLSKEKAEMAFISFLLTFEEESEREKALEKYTEAKERLKAPILRASKNQTLLTGERLKSEGIRPGRLMGDLIKEAEKIAITEETEDLEKVMIQLKKTPIWQEARNL
- a CDS encoding TrmH family RNA methyltransferase, which encodes MARSKKPLEITSLNHEQVKRYAKLIRDNAYRKKEKAVVVEGKKLVLELLEKGKIKSLMIANEEDLPKNFEGHCYLITQAILKKISQTITPEGILAEVQLDEVMPSANCQRLLILDRVSDPGNMGALIRTAAGLNWDAVFLLTGSCDPFNDKALRASKGAVFNMPLISGSLSELLDFLEKQKFTVYIADFNGISPEDISLSSQEPLALVLGNEAQGVAPTLRKLFKQVTIPISRAVESLNAAAAGAILMYSLRKI